One genomic region from Prunus persica cultivar Lovell chromosome G3, Prunus_persica_NCBIv2, whole genome shotgun sequence encodes:
- the LOC18781829 gene encoding GTP-binding protein YPTM2, protein MIPEYDYLFKLLLIGDSGVGKSCLLLRFADDSYIDSYISTIGVDFKIRTVEQDGKVVKLQIWDTAGQERFRTITSSYYRGAHGIILVYDVTDQESFNNVKTWLQEIDKFAVGNVNKLLVGNKSDLADKKVVSSEASKAFADELGIPFLETSAKNSTNVEQAFMTMVAEIKNRIATQPMSVNKPSTVHMRGQPVVQKTTCCSS, encoded by the exons ATGATCCCTGAATa TGACTATCTTTTCAAACTTTTGCTCATTGGAGATTCCGGTGTGGGCAAGTCATGCCTTCTACTGAGATTTGCG GATGATTCTTACATTGACAGCTACATAAGTACCATTGGTGTTGACTTT AAAATTCGAACAGTGGAGCAGGATGGGAAAGTTGTCAAACTTCAAATA TGGGACACTGCTGGTCAAGAGCGTTTCAGAACGATTACAAGCAGCTACTACCGTGGTGCCCATGGCATCATT CTTGTCTATGACGTGACGGACCAAGAAAGCTTCAACAATGTCAAGACCTGGCTGCAAGAAATTGATAAATTTGCAGTTGGAAATGTGAACAAGCTCTTGGTTGGAAACAAGAGTGACTTAGCTGACAAGAAAGTGGTCTCTTCTGAAGCTAGCAAG GCATTTGCAGATGAGCTAGGTATTCCATTCTTGGAAACAAGTGCCAAAAATTCGACTAATGTAGAGCAGGCATTCATGACTATGGTTGCAGAGATAAAGAACAG GATAGCTACCCAACCAATGAGTGTCAACAAACCATCCACTGTGCATATGCGTGGACAGCCAGTTGTCCAAAAGACCACCTGCTGCTCATCTTGA